In the Telopea speciosissima isolate NSW1024214 ecotype Mountain lineage chromosome 6, Tspe_v1, whole genome shotgun sequence genome, TAACGAACCATgaactctgataccatgctcaAGAGTTCAAATTAGAACTTTACATAAAGAGAATTCCTCGAGTATGTAATAACACTAAGGACGTAAACAAATCAATATGAAACTATAAATCCTACAATATATCTAGGCTTGTTCACTCATTTTTACACGTTATTTCTTTGTTCAAAAACAAGAATAACTCCTCTATAACCACAATACATCtgatagggagggagggagagagagagagagagagttatgacTTCAAAACATATGAcgagtttttattttctcaagtaTGATGCAGTctagtgcacctttaaagtgcataaTGCAATGGTCCCTGTtggatgcactttaaaggtgcattgAACCGcacttgagaaaataaaaattcatttacGATGACAAATGGAATATACTATTTTTAAGTTCCTTGCACTATTGTCCTCACGTACAGATGGCACCTAGAATGTGAGCCCCTTAGATTGCTTGCAAAGCTATCTTTCTACCAAATGCCTTTGACCAATGGGACCAACAAAACGTGGCCACTACAGTCCTGGCTGCTTCTTCAAGGAACAGAGACAGCTATGGAAAATGTTGCAAACCATAGAAACTGAAAATGACGGCATCTATATAGTGAAAAAGATCCTATCAATCCGGGCAGCATGTAGTCATGTGTAGCGTCTGAGATGAGGCGGGCGCATTGACTGCCTTACTCCTACTTGGGCAAGAAATTTAGGCAGGGATAAGGTGATAAATGTACACCGCCTCATCTCAGGTGCTGTACATGCAGCACTGCTGCCCGGTTCAAAGCAATAGAATTGACCGGTTTGACTAGCTATCGCTCAACAAGAGAAAGGATCAACTGCATGTACCAACTGGTGAATGTACATCTCAGAATcaatcaaattttaattttattttcataaaaacccctcttccctttgtaaatgacaaaaatagagCAGGTGGttgactctcacatgtacgttcacctgttggtacataCAAAGGAACCGAACTCATCGCTCAATAGTTCATCAAGAGTTGGTAAAATTTCAAACGATCTAAGATCAGAATGGAGAATAAGCTACGTCTGATCGGCTAGGTATTTCCTTAACATTGAATCCAAAATTCCATGTGATTTAttttgtgaaaaagaaaaaaaaaatctgaaggTTTAATTTAGGACCCGGTTGGTCTGGTCTAACCTCATGTTTAATGAATACTCAATAATGGATTCGAAGTATAATTAATGCTATTTTCATGTACCCAGAAGGTATTTCACTGACAACTTACACCTAGCGATAGATCAATTTATAGCGATCACTGTCTGAATTCTCTTtcacaagaacatttctcttgTCACTGTCTATAGCTATTACTTCATGGGCTATGTGGCCTCATAAAGGCGGGCTTTTTATTTGGGTCATAGTACCCGAGTCTCTTGAGCCCTTTAGCTCATTGAGATGGATTTTTAACTTGAGAAAGTGTAGGAAAGTTTGAAATGTTTCtcttatgggaaagagaacgttaCCCGATCACGTGCAGCGTGTGgcccctatgcccagacacaggactgtgtgaaatgaccgccacacctTCAGGGATTTCGTGCAACCTTGTGTCTAAGCACATAAACCATGCACCGCACGTGACcaagtagtgttctttctcccttctcttattTAGCATAGCTTTCTTGGAAACTACAATAGACTTGCGAAGGAAGTGGATATGTCTAATAAAATGTGCTCCCCTTTATAACATAGCCTAATTAGTCTCTATGGTCGTGTAGATGTAACAATGGAATGTGATGTTTCCAAAAATCTGAACTATccatttttatgatttttttaaaaaaaatctaaattgaCTGTTCCCAATCAGAGTTGGAAGAGTGGACAATAATGTATGGAGTATCGGTATACATGTTGGGATATAAATGGGAATGGGTTCCGAATCTGACACTACAGATTTAGAAATTGAAGCTGAACCTCCCCCCAGCGACCATGTAGAAGGAACAAGTTCCTCTAAACGCAAGGTCGACAGTCAAGATCATCttaatgatgatgaagacttcCGTCCTCAAGACGGAACGCGTACATCTTTTGGTGAATCTGTTTTTACAATCGAAACAGAGGGAATTTACACCAGAAAGGATGACCTACACAAGTATGGGTTGGCTTCTGGGGCACCTACCTCGATTTGACCCATATACCCATTAAGGATTATGATAAGGCTATTAACGAATGGACACAAACTTTTGCCATTCTCATAGTCAATTACAAGACTACTTGGCAAGCTGAGAAGTTCATAGAATAACTCAGTGGTTCTCTATAGGGAGCTGTAAGagattttcttaaatctaaaaaaggggaagagaatTCTCGACGGATTAACTGGTACAGCATCATTAATCAATATACATTTGAAATTGTTCATATCAAAGGCACTGACAACTTCCTGGCTGATTATCTTAGTAGAGATGAATCCTCGCCCTCCAGACAAAGGAAAAGGTAAGGTACCTCCTGGTACTAACAAGAAAAAGTCCTCCAAAGGAATACTTCCCTTTGTTCCTCGACTTAGCGGAATTCTCATCCGAGATCCCCAATCAGCAGTTGCAGCTCCTACCCAAAGGAATGCTTCTGGAACATACGATTCTACCCAAAGGACTGATTGTGTACGAATTCCTGCCACCCCAACAGAATTCACTCCATCAGTTTTTCAACCATACAGTCCCTATTTCTACCCAGGAAAATGTGTGCGACAATACAAAAGGGGGATGAAATATACTCtggaatttgacatgtggctaaactaaaccatgtcctctctatccaatggttggaatggAAATATCATTTGCCCACGTGGTTGAATAAATACCATGACATTTGAAAATATAATAAACTTTTATGACAATAATATTTTGCCTTTGTGCAAAAGATCGTTGTCAGGCTGTGAGGCCCCTGCACAAGcgtgtgggggccaatgagagcgccgGCAAAGGAATCAACAGAGgtggaattttttcatttcaggAGTGGACAAATCATTTTGCGTGATCCTATGTTTGGGCGCAGGCTACACACAGCCTGAAGGGATCTCTTTCTCTTAATCTCTTTTTTTCTGGGTAGAATCATGTTTGTGGATAAAGGTGTAACTAAGGCCCTGTCTTGGTTGGGAAATTAATGCAATTTTAATAGGTGAAGCTCAAGGCCCAGCTTGATAAAGATAAGATTTAAGCACTAGTTTTCATGGGCCGGCCTGAGTTGAACCCCAAGATGCAGTATGACATTTTTGGGCCGTCAAGGTTCAAATGCTATGGGCCTATGGCTTtcccattgatgtgtgtgtgtgtgtgtgtgtgtgtgagagagagagagagagagagagaaccctaCCCCATAGTTGCGTGTGAACCTTATCCCTTAATGGCTTACCATTTAGGTCTGATCCAATCCGATTCAAACCCAATCgattatatagcatattataattattatattGTGAGCTAAAAGAACTAGAGGCAGACCATAGGAGATGTTGTGAGGAAGGATATGCATTGTTTGGGTCTTGTACAAAATATGACATCGGATGGAGCATGTTGGAGGGCTAAAATCCATGTTGCGGACCCCATTTAGATGAGATTCTCCTAAGTTGCTGGGTTGTGTCTcattcttctcttattttcatctttcattttgttGTTATTTTCCATCCTTCATCAATCATTTCTCGTTTTTCATTCCCCATCcttcttttcccatctcttcatccccTTATTTCTGTTTAGACCTTAGTTTTCCCTACTGTGTTTTGTTGGATCCATATAACCggtcccattaagttgggataaagctgagtttgtTATTGTTTATAATTAATATcttgtctttttgtttttacaaAAGAATTACACATAATTATATAAcatttgggtttgcaccctttgCGGGGGAGCATGGCCCTTGTGCATGCATGGCAGCCATTGAGAGCGAGCACGTTGCATCATGGGGCCaagatttctacctttcatgggagtggggcagtcatttctcTCTATGTCTGGATGTGGGCGATACActccccccacaaagaacttttctccataacattttcacaaaaaaaataaagattaggAAAAGAAAACTTAGCGAGTAGCGGCAAAAAAAGAATATTAGGATAAAGAAATGAACTCCGaattcggctcctctcctacTAGTCCAACGTCTAGGGAGTGTCTAGTGAGGCATCCAATGACATTGAGCTGTTGGGCGCACACAGTTGTATGCCTACACGCTTCAGCgccattttttcatttctgcTTGAAGTCAGGGAGCGTGTATACTAATcccgataccgattactaaaaccctggcgTGGATATAATGTCTGTCTAAGTCTAACGTGTTCTCAACTCTACAGTCCGATTGGAATAAGATCGGAGATCCAGTTTTAACCATCGCAATGTGTCTTGTCAATCAACGAACAATAATACTCGACGACAATGAGAGAATCTCGGTTATAGTTTCTCTGTCAACCCTGGTTTTCGCGGGAAACAATCTGAGTCTGAGGCTGAGGCTCTTGGGcggttgtgagttgtgacttgcgagccTTCCTTCCCAAATGGATGCGAAGACCTAAACCAGCCGCCGGCAAACCGTAGAAAATGGAATATTTCGCACTCCCCAtcctatattaaaaaaaaaaagaagcacaagAACAACAATGCCGGATACACCTCCTTTCAGATCCAATTCCGGCAGAAAATCCGTCGACCGACCCAATTTCACGACGAGAACTAGAACCAACCACAGCACAGGTGGTGAAGAGAACAGAAATccatcatcaacaaaaattccaattcCAGGAATCAGTAAGAAGCCTCAAGAGAAACTCATTAGTAGTTCCGTACCGAACTTGCAGCGGCACCGGAATCCCAACGTCTTCAAAACCAACGAGAAGTTGAAGACGAAGAAGACGGGATCAGTTACTCCTTCGGCTTGGGCATTGTCTCCTGGTAGGACATCTTCCAACGTCATCAAAGCCATCGATAAGTTGAAGACGAAGCAGACGGCATCGGTTACTCCCTCGGCTTGGGCATTGTCTTCTGGTAGGACATCTTCTATCTTTCCGGTTTCGAAATCGCCGGCTAATTCCTGTAGAACGACGCAGAGAACTAGAAGTGTCAGCAGCGTTTTGTATCGTTCCCGGCAGAATAAGGTTTCATCGGTTCAAGATGAAGCTTTACATCAGTTACGTGTAATGCATACGAGGTTATTGCAATGGAGATTTGTGAATGCTAGATCTGAATCCATTTTAGCTGCTAAGAAGAATTTGGCAGAGGTAATTATCAAAGAAAGaccattttttgttctttgcatTTTGGCCACCATCACCCACTGGTAATTGAGAATTGTTTGAtgatttgtagaagaaaatattaaaggTCTGGTCAAGGATCATTCATCTCCGGAATTCAATTTTAGAAAAGCGGCTTCAGattcaaaaactcaaaaatgaTATTAAGATTATTAGAATTATTAACCCTCAAATTCGCATCCTTAATCAATGGGAagagattgagaagaaaaattcaGAAGCAGTTGCAAGAATTGGGAGAAAATTGTTGGCATCGGTAACTGGAATTCCATTGACAGACGCTGCCAAGGTAAGGATCAGGGAAGAAAAACTGCAGCAGAAACTTCTAATCCAccattttttatataattataactTTCTCAAGTAACTCTGTCTCTAATtatctctcccccaccccccatctccttccattttttttaatgggtcaAAAAGGCTGATACAGATTCAGTACAGAATGCAATGCTCACAGCTATGGGTGTCATGGATAG is a window encoding:
- the LOC122665988 gene encoding QWRF motif-containing protein 7-like, which encodes MPDTPPFRSNSGRKSVDRPNFTTRTRTNHSTGGEENRNPSSTKIPIPGISKKPQEKLISSSVPNLQRHRNPNVFKTNEKLKTKKTGSVTPSAWALSPGRTSSNVIKAIDKLKTKQTASVTPSAWALSSGRTSSIFPVSKSPANSCRTTQRTRSVSSVLYRSRQNKVSSVQDEALHQLRVMHTRLLQWRFVNARSESILAAKKNLAEKKILKVWSRIIHLRNSILEKRLQIQKLKNDIKIIRIINPQIRILNQWEEIEKKNSEAVARIGRKLLASVTGIPLTDAAKADTDSVQNAMLTAMGVMDSIEATITKFISQVQEIDSLAYELVNTEEQARKGLEELRKEIAIVASLEVGLNVTVTGEKPWGTMSFKQQRREKKKLFVILCLVQEG